One stretch of Actinomycetota bacterium DNA includes these proteins:
- a CDS encoding acyl-CoA dehydratase activase — MLKSYLGIDIGSISTKGVVVTEEGNILASSYLWTEGNPIGAVKRLLTQLEEDLSGTEANIVAVGTTGSARELIGAILGAQAIKNEITAHAMGTLSLHPDVRTIFEIGGQDSKIIILRDGIPVDYAMNTLCAAGTGSFLSSQAKRLGIQVEEFGDYALRAERPTKIAGRCTVFAESDLVHKAQMGYAIEDIVAGLCNAIVSNYLNNVGKGKKIEAPIVFQGGVSKNVGVVKAFADATGHDILVDDCGHLMGALGIALLAKASGLEDDFDFSIRSMSFKTTGLECGRCPNNCEIVCVLRDEEFLAGWGNRCEVGLEQIMRPE; from the coding sequence GTGCTTAAGAGCTATCTTGGAATCGATATCGGATCGATCTCGACCAAAGGCGTCGTGGTCACCGAGGAAGGCAACATCCTCGCCAGTTCATACCTTTGGACGGAGGGCAACCCGATCGGGGCGGTCAAGCGTCTGCTGACCCAGCTGGAGGAGGACCTCTCCGGCACCGAGGCTAACATCGTGGCCGTCGGCACCACTGGCTCTGCCAGGGAGCTCATCGGAGCGATCCTCGGCGCACAGGCCATCAAGAACGAGATCACGGCGCATGCGATGGGAACGCTCTCGTTGCACCCCGACGTGCGCACCATCTTCGAGATCGGCGGCCAGGACAGCAAGATCATCATCCTGCGCGACGGGATCCCGGTGGACTACGCCATGAACACGCTCTGTGCCGCGGGTACGGGCTCCTTCCTCTCCTCGCAGGCCAAAAGGCTGGGCATTCAGGTCGAGGAGTTCGGCGATTACGCTTTGCGTGCCGAGCGCCCCACCAAGATCGCCGGTAGATGCACCGTGTTCGCCGAATCCGACTTGGTGCACAAGGCGCAGATGGGTTACGCAATCGAAGACATCGTCGCTGGTCTGTGTAACGCCATCGTGAGCAACTACCTCAACAACGTGGGCAAGGGCAAGAAGATCGAGGCCCCAATCGTCTTCCAGGGCGGGGTGAGCAAGAACGTGGGCGTGGTCAAGGCTTTCGCCGACGCCACGGGTCACGACATCCTGGTCGACGATTGCGGTCACTTGATGGGGGCCCTCGGAATCGCGCTATTGGCCAAGGCTTCGGGCCTTGAGGACGACTTCGACTTCTCGATCCGCTCGATGTCGTTCAAGACAACCGGCCTCGAGTGCGGTCGCTGCCCGAACAACTGCGAGATCGTCTGCGTCCTTAGAGACGAGGAGTTCCTAGCCGGGTGGGGCAACAGGTGCGAAGTGGGTCTTGAGCAGATTATGCGTCCCGAGTAA